A window from Triticum aestivum cultivar Chinese Spring chromosome 6D, IWGSC CS RefSeq v2.1, whole genome shotgun sequence encodes these proteins:
- the LOC123141344 gene encoding uncharacterized protein, whose translation MGLELDQLELLSHQLPPVRTSATDDGATAADDEDRCATPTSEANMLRAPSLCPPAPRKPRPARAKRRQQHCYYRGRRRRCSSGPAHARYWIVAVPHDLAAVFIAARPPSPSSSPCRPPGGKKIRVHVVG comes from the coding sequence ATGGGCCTCGAGCTCGATCAGCTTGAGCTTTTGTCTCACCAGCTCCCTCCGGTCCGGACGTCCGCAACCGACGACGGCGCGACCGCCGCGGACGATGAAGACCGGTGTGCCACGCCGACGTCGGAGGCGAACATGCTGCGCGCGCCGTCACTGTGCCCCCCGGCGCCGAGGAAGCCGAGGCCGGCGCGGGCCAAGAGGAGGCAGCAGCACTGCTACTaccgcgggcggcggcgccggtgcAGCAGCGGGCCGGCGCACGCGCGGTACTGGATCGTCGCCGTGCCACACGACCTCGCCGCAGTGTTCATCGCGGCGCGGCCGCCCTCGCCTTCGAGCTCGCCGTGCCGGCCGCCGGGAGGCAAGAAGATCCGAGTGCACGTCGTAGGCTGA